A part of Neovison vison isolate M4711 chromosome 8, ASM_NN_V1, whole genome shotgun sequence genomic DNA contains:
- the E2F6 gene encoding transcription factor E2F6 isoform X3, translating into MRKALKVKRPRFDVSLVYLTRKFMDLVRSAPGGILDLNKVATKLGVRKRRVYDITNVLDGIDLVEKKSKNHIRWIGSDLSNFGAVPQQKKLQEELSDLSAMEDALDELIKDCAQQLFELTDDKENERLAYVTYQDIHSIQAFHEQIVIAVKAPAETRLDVPAPREDSITVHIRSTRGPIDVYLCEVEQSPSGSKASAGAGASSSTDRPPERPDKEENPPQQSEELLEVST; encoded by the exons aAGCTCTAAAAGTGAAGAGACCTCGTTTTGATGTATCTCTGGTTTATTTAACTCGAAAATTTATGGATCTTGTCAGATCTGCTCCTGGGGGTATTCTGGACTTAAACAAGGTTGCCACAAAACTGGGAGTGCGGAAACGAAGAGTGTATGACATCACCAATGTCTTAGATGGAATCGATCTGGTTGAAAAAAAGTCTAAGAACCATATTCGATGGAT AGGATCTGATCTTAGCAACTTTGGAGCTGTGCCCCAACAGAAGAAGCTGCAGGAGGAACTTTCTGACTTGTCAGCAATGGAAGATGCTTTGGATGAGTTAATCAAGGATTGTGCTCAGCAGCTGTTTGAGCTAACAGACGACAAAGAAAATGAACG GCTAGCGTATGTGACGTATCAAGATATCCACAGCATCCAGGCCTTCCACGAACAGATTGTTATTGCTGTGAAAGCTCCGGCAGAAACCAGATTGGATGTTCCAGCTCCCAGGGAA GACTCGATCACAGTCCACATAAGGAGCACCCGAGGCCCCATCGACGTGTATTTATGTGAAGTGGAGCAGAGCCCCTCGGGCAGTAAAGCATCCGCAGGGGCGGGCGCCTCTTCCTCTACAGACAGGCCTCCGGAGCGCCCCGACAAAG AAGAAAATCCTCCACAGCAAAGTGAGGAATTGCTGGAAGTGAGCACCTGA
- the E2F6 gene encoding transcription factor E2F6 isoform X2, which yields MEDALDELIKDCAQQLFELTDDKENERLAYVTYQDIHSIQAFHEQIVIAVKAPAETRLDVPAPREDSITVHIRSTRGPIDVYLCEVEQSPSGSKASAGAGASSSTDRPPERPDKEENPPQQSEELLEVST from the exons ATGGAAGATGCTTTGGATGAGTTAATCAAGGATTGTGCTCAGCAGCTGTTTGAGCTAACAGACGACAAAGAAAATGAACG GCTAGCGTATGTGACGTATCAAGATATCCACAGCATCCAGGCCTTCCACGAACAGATTGTTATTGCTGTGAAAGCTCCGGCAGAAACCAGATTGGATGTTCCAGCTCCCAGGGAA GACTCGATCACAGTCCACATAAGGAGCACCCGAGGCCCCATCGACGTGTATTTATGTGAAGTGGAGCAGAGCCCCTCGGGCAGTAAAGCATCCGCAGGGGCGGGCGCCTCTTCCTCTACAGACAGGCCTCCGGAGCGCCCCGACAAAG AAGAAAATCCTCCACAGCAAAGTGAGGAATTGCTGGAAGTGAGCACCTGA